The following coding sequences are from one Capsicum annuum cultivar UCD-10X-F1 chromosome 3, UCD10Xv1.1, whole genome shotgun sequence window:
- the LOC107865622 gene encoding uncharacterized protein LOC107865622, with protein MDDLGEQNTILQMKPRSTIEEEVPTDKVAAQAQRKIERLLQDNQKERTNGAVPPHNGGGSNWNGEPPPHNGGGSNWNGAESLHNGGVSSWNGAVPPHDGGVSSWSRAVPLHDGGGSNWNGAPPPHNGGGSNWSGAPPPHNGGISSWNGAESLHNGGISSWSRAATPYNGGVSSWNGAELPHNGGISIWNGAAPPVGYHSPNFSIQRPNFLRFLVQPNPNTQFQRPQPPKGSSNLSEIVQKVDKAAKKARRDLIDAGENVSTWKVSQAALAIVKADSWESLGVQMQRVPSLNSLILIQGKIAAFIHCFVAVLKVTTLYDLEVAICKNEGVGKFEELELGPLLKHPLIVHYFSVNPGVSEVFKITSEEIMSFVSEFMDRNGGTAVKIDELLNFIAEKKSAGSRENLGVRIQSLGMHITFIQQARQFETSAMNKYMHTEKKESSKIIRKHPILSAQKKQLDKNFISASSNSEDASSDDDQDETENIKSSEEPHICMPFGLKAEVEELDQNFISISERITSFSSANGKFCGKHIRFISSDSEDASSDGDQDKTGNIKSSERPSTCPYPSASEEMARLGLETEVNSSLHTASGSDGYRNDIRQTGNIKSSERPSICPYPPASEEKMQLGLETEISGSLRTASGSDGCRKDIGLSEIDSNFLVLAGKIKRNIKPSKRKRKFDDVQSPVVSNKVVKRKVVRTKPFTRRMGTKISPLRNQASNGSCNFSQGDDSIKMFVNTWKEACRTNNVYEFRFLKGCLSSIRRRRRKLK; from the exons ATGGATGATCTAGGTGAACAAAATACAATCTTGCAGATGAAGCCACGGTCGACGATAGAAGAAGAAGTACCAACCGATAAAGTCGCAGCTCAAGCTCAACGGAAAATCGAAAGGCTCCTACAAGATAACCAAAAAGAAAGGACT AACGGAGCAGTGCCACCACATAACGGTGGAGGCAGCAACTGGAACGGAGAGCCGCCGCCGCATAACGGTGGAGGCAGCAACTGGAACGGAGCAGAATCACTGCACAACGGCGGAGTCAGCAGCTGGAACGGAGCAGTACCACCGCATGACGGCGGAGTCAGCAGCTGGAGCAGAGCAGTACCACTGCATGACGGCGGAGGCAGCAACTGGAACGGAGCGCCGCCACCGCATAACGGTGGAGGCAGCAACTGGAGCGGAGCGCCGCCACCTCATAACGGCGGAATCAGCAGCTGGAACGGAGCAGAATCACTGCACAACGGCGGAATCAGCAGTTGGAGCAGAGCAGCAACACCTTACAACGGCGGAGTCAGCAGCTGGAACGGAGCAGAATTACCACACAACGGCGGAATCAGCATATGGAACGGGGCGGCACCACCAGTAGGGTATCACAGCCCTAATTTTTCCATCCAAAGACCTAATTTTCTTCGTTTTTTAGTCCAACCAAACCCAAATACCCAATTCCAGCGTCCTCAGCCTCCTAAGGGTTCCTCTAATCTCAGTGAAATTGTTCAGAAAGTTGATAAGGCTGCAAAGAAGGCGCGGCGAGACCTTATAGATGCAGGTGAAAATGTATCTACTTGGAAAGTATCTCAAGCTGCATTGGCTATAGTTAAAGCTGATTCTTGGGAGTCTTTAGGCGTTCAAATGCAGCGAGTCCCCTCTCTGAATAGCCTCATACTTATCCAAGGGAAG ATTGCTGCTTTCATCCACTGCTTTGTCGCTGTTCTAAAAGTTACCACATTGTATGATTTGGAAGTTGCCATATGCAAGAATGAGGGGGTTGGGAAGTTTGAAGAGCTGGAATTGGGTCCTCTGCTGAAACACCCGCTTATCGTTCATTATTTTTCTGTAAATCCTGGTGTATCAGAAGTTTTCAAAATAACGAGTGAGGAGATAATGTCCTTCGTTTCTGAGTTTATGGATCGTAATGGAGGTACAGCTGTGAAGATAGATGAACTTTTGAACTTCATTGCTGAGAAGAAGTCTGCTGGATCCAGAGAGAATCTTGGTGTGCGTATTCAGAGCTTGGG GATGCATATTACATTCATCCAGCAAGCAAGGCAGTTTGAAACTAGTGCCATGAACAAATATATGCATACGGAGAAAAAAGAGTCCAGTAAAATTATTAGGAAACATCCTATTCTATCTGCACAAAAGAAGCAGTTAGATAAGAATTTCATTTCCGCATCATCAAATTCAGAAGATGCAAGTAGTGATGATGATCAGGATGAAACTGAAAACATTAAAAGTTCAGAGGAACCACACATTTGTATGCCGTTTGGTTTGAAAGCTGAAGTTGAGGAGTTGGATCAGAATTTCATTTCCATCTCTGAACGCATCACATCATTTTCTTCAGCTAATGGGAAATTTTGTGGTAAACACATAAGATTTATATCATCAGATTCAGAAGATGCGAGCAGTGATGGTGATCAGGATAAAACTGGAAACATCAAGAGTTCAGAACGACCAAGCACATGTCCTTACCCATCAGCATCTGAAGAAATGGCGCGACTAGGTTTGGAAACTGAAGTCAACAGTAGCTTACATACTGCTAGTGGCAGTGATGGATATAGAAATGATATTAGGCAAACTGGAAACATCAAAAGTTCAGAGCGACCAAGCATATGTCCTTACCCACCAGCATCTGAAGAAAAGATGCAACTAGGTTTGGAAACTGAAATCAGCGGTAGCTTACGTACTGCTAGTGGCAGTGATGGATGTAGAAAGGATATTGGGCTATCCGAGATTGATAGTAACTTTCTCGTTCTTGCGGGTAAGATCAAGCGTAATATCAAGCCATCCAAGAGAAAACGAAAATTTGATGATGTTCAGAGTCCCGTGGTTTCAAACAAAGTAGTCAAAAGAAAAGTGGTTCGGACAAAGCCTTTTACTCGTAGGATGGGAACAAAAATTTCTCCATTGAGGAATCAAGCTTCAAATGGTTCATGTAATTTTTCACAAGGTGATGATTCAATTAAGATGTTTGTTAACACTTGGAAAGAGGCATGTCGGACAAACAATGTATACGAG tttaggTTTTTGAAAGGATGCTTGAGTTctataagaagaagaagaagaaagctaAAGTGA